One window of Quercus robur chromosome 5, dhQueRobu3.1, whole genome shotgun sequence genomic DNA carries:
- the LOC126728031 gene encoding uncharacterized protein LOC126728031, with amino-acid sequence MGKFRTIDSFFKKIEDSNSENSTLLGFNVEALTSNERPSKSPRIDPKKHPSRPSVVEVELEEIHLKFSPFSSNEVDVRILKRDLGECIEMYNYLANIRDEVRRAYLKAKPYQIRLSNYPFSREKHPRCFQASWFTQFSSWLEYSPTKDAAYCLPCYLFTMERSRCPGCDAFTFTGFRNWKKVNNGKNCAFLNHVGEDPCSPHNNAVKYCDDLLNELVHIDKVMNVQSSEQILNNQLQVKTSIDTVRWLTFQGCPFRGHDETLQSKNRGNFLEMIRILASYNDKVAQVVLENAPKSTKYTSPTIQKEILHVIASKVRSKILEDIGDSKFCIIVDESRDESKREQLALVLRFVDNDGFIQEHFFDLSHVKETVALTLKNEIYAILSCHCLDIQNICGQGYDGASNMCGEWKGLQALVLNDCPYAYYVHYFAHRLQLALVAASREVIPIHEFFLNLNFIITTVGSSCKCNDELRATQAAEIARMLAIDELETGTGANQIGTLKQAGDSRWGSHFNSICSLIRMFGPTCLVLENIKEDGSTYLQRGDANVAHKMINSFEFIFSLHLMKEIMGITDVLCQALKQKSQDISNAQNLVSTTKALIQNLKVDGWDNFLENVIGFSKIFEIDIPNLSAQYVEGRSRKKRDHVTVEHHYHFDIFNATIDVQLQELDNRFGEQPIELLTLCSALDPKDAYKSFNVDDICCLVEKYYPLDFSERDRTSLKIQLKLFEHDVQNHLKFQNLSSMAELCRRLVEIEKSQVYPLIDRLIRLVLTLPVSTATGERAFSVMKIVKTRLRNKMEDEFLSDNLVVYIEKEIAENFTTDSIFDDFRSLKERRL; translated from the coding sequence ATGGGCAAGTTTAGGACTATTGACtcattcttcaaaaaaattgaagacaGTAATTCAGAAAATAGTACACTTTTAGGTTTTAATGTTGAAGCGTTAACTTCCAATGAGCGTCCTTCCAAATCTCCAAGAATTGATCCCAAAAAACATCCTTCTAGACCGTCAGTGGTGGAAGTGGAACTTGaagaaattcatttaaaattttcaccatTTAGTTCCAATGAAGTTGATGTTAGAATTTTAAAACGAGATCTAGGAGAGTGCATTGAAATGTATAACTATCTAGCCAATATACGTGATGAAGTTAGACGTGCTTATTTAAAAGCTAAACCATATCAAATTCGTCTTTCAAACTATCCATTTTCTAGAGAAAAGCATCCTCGTTgctttcaagcttcttggttcACTCAATTTTCTTCTTGGCTGGAGTATTCTCCTACTAAAGATGCTGCATATTGTCTGCCATGTTATCTCTTTACCATGGAAAGAAGTAGATGCCCTGGCTGTGATGCATTTACTTTCACAGGAtttagaaattggaaaaaagTCAATAATGGAAAGAATTGTGCCTTTTTGAATCATGTTGGAGAAGATCCTTGCTCACCCCACAACAATGCTGTGAAATATTGTGATGATCTATTGAATGAATTAGTGCATATAGATAAAGTGATGAATGTGCAAAGTTCtgaacaaattctaaataatcaACTGCAGGTGAAAACTTCTATTGATACTGTTCGGTGGCTCACCTTTCAAGGGTGTCCTTTTAGAGGTCATGATGAAACCCTTCAATCAAAAAACCGAGGAAATTTCCTTGAGATGATTAGAATTTTGGCATCTTATAATGATAAGGTTGCACAAGTTGTTTTGGAAAATGCTCCTAAATCTACTAAGTACACTTCACCTACAATTCAGAAGGAGATTCTGCATGTTATTGCAAGTAAAGTGCGGAGTAAGATTCTTGAAGACATTGGGGATtccaaattttgtattattgttGATGAGTCACGTGATGAGTCAAAGAGAGAGCAACTGGCTCTTGTTTTGAGATTTGTTGACAATGATGGCTTTATACAAGAACACTTCTTTGATCTTTCTCATGTTAAAGAAACTGTTGCATTGACCCTGAAGAACGAAATATATGCTATTCTTTCTTGTCATTGTCTTGACATTCAAAATATTTGTGGACAAGGATATGACGGTGCTAGCAACATGTGTGGTGAATGGAAAGGATTGCAAGCCTTAGTTCTTAATGATTGTCCTTATGCATACTATGTGCATTACTTTGCTCATCGATTACAATTAGCATTAGTTGCTGCATCAAGAGAGGTAATCCCTATCCATGAATTCTTcttgaatttaaatttcattatCACTACAGTTGGTTCTTCTTGTAAATGTAATGATGAACTAAGAGCTACTCAAGCTGCAGAAATTGCTAGAATGTTAGCTATTGATGAACTTGAAACAGGAACAGGAGCAAACCAAATTGGAACTCTAAAACAGGCTGGAGATTCTCGTTGGGGGTCTCATTTTAATTCTATTTGTAGCCTAATAAGGATGTTTGGTCCAACTTGTTTGGTGCTTGAAAATATAAAGGAAGACGGGTCCACCTACTTGCAACGTGGAGATGCAAATGTAGCTCATAAAATGATTAATTCATTTGAGTTTATATTTAGTTTACATCTAATGAAGGAAATCATGGGTATTACTGATGTTCTTTGTCAAGCTTTAAAGCAGAAATCTCAAGACATCTCAAATGCCCAAAATTTAGTTTCAACAACAAAGGCACtcatccaaaatttaaaagtagaTGGTTGGGATAATTTTCTTGAGAATGTCATAGGATTCtccaaaatatttgaaattgatattccaAATCTAAGTGCTCAATATGTTGAAGGTAGAAGTCGTAAGAAAAGGGATCATGTTACAGTGgagcatcattatcattttgatatatttaatgCTACAATAGATGTTCAACTACAAGAGCTTGACAATAGGTTTGGTGAACAACCAATAGAACTCTTGACACTTTGCTCTGCTTTGGATCCAAAGGATGCTTACAAATCCTTTAATGTGGATGATATATGTTGTCTTGTTGAGAAATATTATCCTCTTGATTTTTCTGAGCGTGATAGgactagtttgaaaattcaattgaAGCTATTTGAGCATGATGTGCAAAATCatttgaagtttcaaaatttgtcaTCTATGGCAGAATTATGTCGAAGGTTAGTAGAGATAGAAAAGTCACAAGTATATCCTCTTATTGATCGATTGATTCGCCTTGTTTTGACTCTTCCAGTGTCCACAGCAACTGGTGAGCGAGCCTTTTCagttatgaaaattgttaaaacaagaCTGCGCAACAAAATGGAGGACGAGTTTCTCTCAGATAACTTAGTTGTCtacattgaaaaggaaattGCTGAGAACTTCACTACTGACTCAATATTTGATGACTTTAGATCTCTTAAAGAGCGTAGGTTATAG
- the LOC126728032 gene encoding uncharacterized protein LOC126728032, with translation MDGHWVPPAFPWYKVNVDAAVFSQLSMIGVGVIIRDHVGSVIAALSKCLPLPMDPLEAKAKAMDEATIFAWDLGVRDVIFESDSTLVCHAMENPTDALVSISTVVSGFCFRLPVFRTFQSSHVR, from the coding sequence ATGGATGGCCATTGGGTCCCACCTGCGTTTCCCTGGTACAAGGTTAACGTAGACGCTGCAGTCTTCTCCCAACTCAGCATGATTGGCGTCGGTGTGATCATTAGGGACCACGTTGGATCTGTCATCGCAGCCTTAAGCAAATGCCTCCCTCTTCCAATGGATCCTTTGGAAGCGAAAGCAAAGGCAATGGACGAAGCCACTATTTTCGCATGGGACTTAGGAGTTAGAGATGTCATTTTCGAGTCAGATTCCACGTTGGTTTGCCATGCTATGGAGAACCCCACTGATGCCCTGGTCTCTATCTCTACCGTGGTCTCAGGTTTTTGCTTTAGACTTCCTGTGTTTCGTACTTTCCAATCATCTCACGTGAGGTGA